GCAGGTACATGTCGATGGACAACGGTCCGACGGCGGTGATCGCGCCGAGGATGAGGGCGAGTCGCCAGCGCGACGGCACGGACGGGGCGGTTCGAGTCGTGTCGGTGAGTTGACCGGTGAAGCTCAACGAATTCTCCAGACGAGTACAGGGGGTCTGGGGAGAGCGCATACCCCCGGCGGTCCAACACGACCTTGACTCGCGTTCATCTCGAACGTGATGCAGCTAACCCATAAGGACGCCACACTGTTCCGCCTGGTGAGATGCGTTCCGCCGTTTCGAGGGATGGTCCGCTCGACCGGCGGGTGCTGGCCGGCGCTCCGCCGGCGGTGTGGCGGTCGGGCGGTTCATTCGGTGTCGGCGGTCCGGCCTGATCGGCCACCCGGTCATAGCCGGGCCGGGGGAGTCGGTCGAACCGGAGCCCTCGCCCCGGCGTGCCGAGGTCGGCGACCACGAGCACCCGCCTGCGTCGGTCCGGGGAGGGACTCGCAGTCGATGCTCGAGGCGTCCATCCCGGTCATGGGGCCCGCAGCAGGGCCCGCGGCGCCGAGGATGACGCAGTCGAACCGGAGCGAGGCACCGCGCGGGGCGGACTCCCCGACGGCGGAATGCCAGCGTCGACGCCGCAGCAGCACGGCGAGGACCGCCGCCCAGCCCTTGCCGCAGCGCACCGGACGCAGACCGGTCGCCCTACCCCGGTCTGCCAACGATCCGGTGACTTCGGCGCTGTCGAGCTCGGTGTGGCCGTAGGGTCCGATGGCGGACCGTCGACCTGTCGGGACCGTTCGTGTCGGTCGGCGCGGGGCGGTCGACACCCGAGGTCGACACGGGGCGGCGCCCGCCGGTTCGCCCGAGGGCTCGTCGGCGGGGCGGCACGAGCCACTGCTCGCTGTGCGCCCTGCCGACATCGGCGCCGTGGAGGCACACAGCATGCGCATGTCGGGACTCGGCCGGATGAACCGCACTCCGGTCCTCGCGTCGGTCGCGGTCCTCATGCTGATCATCGGCGCGGGCGTGATCATCGACCCGACCGGACTGATCGCGCTGCACACTCCGCCGCAGGGCGGTCCGCTCGCCGTCGGCGGGCTGCGCGACGTCGCCCCGTTCCTGCTCCTGCTACCCGTGCTCCTGCTGGGCACGGCGGCGTCGACCTCGATCGTCTTACGCGACGCCGGACCCCGCGCGCCGTGGTGGTGGATCTTCCTGCTCGTCTGGGGCGCCACGGTGCTCGCCGCGATGATCGGCAGGACCGCCGCCGATCTGCTCGCCGTCGCACCGCTGCTCGCCTCACCGGCAGGCATGGGTGCGTTGTCCTTCGCCGAGACGCTCGGGCACCTCGCCTGGGCGAGCGGATTCACCGGGGTCACGGCCCTGCTGTGCTGCTGGCCTTCGGCGTTGACCGCAGCCCTGCTCCATCGCAGGCGGAAGAACGGCCGAACGGCGGACACCGAGAACCCGGTGGTCCGGCGGGCCGACCGGCGGATGGTGATCGTCTACGGACTCGCTCTCGTCGGCTTCACCGGCCTGGTCGGCCCGTGGCTGGGCGGCCACTGGTGGGCGGGTTCCTCCCTCGGATTCACCTATGACCACGGCCTGCGGCTCCTTGCGCCGAGCCGGGCAGCGGGCGTCGTGGGCTATCTCGTCGGGCTGACGATCCTCACCGCCGCCTCGGTCGCGGTGTTCGCGGTGCTCGTCCGGCACATCGGTGCGAGGCGGCGTGCGAGGTCGGCATTCCTGGCCGGCTGGATCGCCACGACGCTTGGGGCCTCGGTGCTCGGGCTGGCTCAGCTTCTGGCGTTGCTCGGCACGCCGAGTCCGGCGGACCGCCTCGGCGGTGATCGGTGGTGGATCTCGCTGGTGCTGATCCGGCAGGCCGACGGCCTCTCCTACGGGCTCGTCGTCGGCGGGGTGGCCGCAGGTGCGGTGGTGCTCAGCGCCTTCTGGCGGCCGATCTCGGGCAGGCCGACCTCGGCGGGCAGGCTGATCGCCCTGCGACGCGTCCGAGGCCTGCCCACCCTGGCATCGCTGGCCTTCGTCCTGATCCTCGCCGCGCCGCTGGCACTGAGTCCGACCGAGCCGAGTCGGATCGGCCGAGACGACCTGCTGCTGGCCGAGCCGGGACTGCCGCAGGGCACCGGCCTGCCCCGGCTCACCGTCCACCCCGGCGAGCCCGCCGTGCTCGGCACCGCCGACGGCAGGGCGGTGCTTCTGCGCGGTGTCAACGTCTCGGATCTGCTCGCAGGCGCGGCAGGTGTCGGCGAGGGCAGCCTGGCGGCGCTGGCGGCCCGGGGCGCAGGCGTCATCCGCGTCGGGGTCTCCTGGCATCGCCTGGAGCCGGAGCCGGGGCACGTCGACGAGGCGTATCTCGCCGAGATCCGCGCGCTGGTGGATCAGGCCGCGCGGCATGAGGTCTACACAGTCCTCGCGCTGCACGCCGACCTGATTCGGCCTGCCACGCCCTGCCCCGGCGAGCCCGATCGCGAACCCACGGGTCCCGGCGTGTCCTCGGCGGACGTCGGGCCCTGCGCATCCCCCGATCCCGCAGGCGCCCGGCTCGTCGACCCGACCGACTTCGCCTACGACGACGACGGCAGCCAGACGCGACTGGTGAACCTGTGGGGCCGCCTCGCAGGCGAGTTCGCGACGAACTCGGCGGTGGCGGGATTCCACCTGCTCGACGATCCCCGGATCGGCGACGGACCCCCACTGACCTCGGGTCTCCTGCTCGGCCGCTTCTACGACCGCGCGGTGCGGGCGGTGCGGACGGCGGAGGAGTCGGTGGCGGGCGGCTTCCCGCACCCGGTGTTCGTCGAGCCGAGCGCCGGCTGGGCCGCCGTCGGGGTCGACGTCCCGCCGCCGCCCGGTTTCACCGACGATCCTCGGCTGGTGTTCGCTCCGCCGTCACGGGCGGCGGCCGGGCCGGGCCGCAGCGCTGAGGCCGGGGCTCTCCGGCTCGGACGAGGACTGGCCTTGGCCGAACGGCTGGTCGCCGACCACGGCGCCGCACTCTGGATCAGCGAGTGGGGCGCGGCGGCGGATGCGGCGGGGGACGGGGACCTCCTGCGTGGTCAGGCCGTCGTCGCGGATCGGCATCGACTCGGCGGCGCCTTCTGGCGGGCCGCCCCCGACTGCGGGCAGCAGTCGGGACCCGTGCCGCCGAGGAGCGCGACCGCTGGCGCGGCAGGCTGCGACTCCGGCGGCGCCGAGACCGACACCGAGGTCGCGGAGGTACTGGGCAGAAGCTATCCGCGGGCGGCGCCGGGCAGGCTGCATCGGCTGGTCTCCGATCCGGCCCGACGCACGATGGAGTTGGCGGGCAGCAATCAGCAGACGGCGTCGAGCTGCGTCCTCGACGTCTGGGTGCCGGGTCGCGCCGAGCCGGTCGTGCAGGCCGACGGCGTGCGGGACGTGCTGATACGGGCGGTCGCAGGCGGCTGGCGGATCACCGGCTGTGCCACCGGGGACTACCGCCTCGCGGTGCGATGACCGAGGCGCCGAGCCCGTCGGTATCTCATCGGATCACGGCGAGCCGGCGGCGCCGGGCGTAGTGCGGCATCGGTCCCGCCGCCACGGCGGGGCCCGTCGGTCCCGTCGCGTCGCCGGGTGGCGCGGGTCAGCTCGTCCACCGCCGCAGCCGGGGGCGCGCGGCGTGCTGCCAGTGCCCGGGGAAGTCCTCCTCGATGCGCCGGGCGATCTCCTGGTCCCGGCCGTACCAGAGGCCGAAGGTGAATCCGTTCCGTCCCTGCGTCTGTGCCTGTGCTCCCAGATCCCGCAGCATCGCGCGGCTGAGCACGGTGTCCTGGTGGGCGCCCAGTGTGTGCTGGAGTCGGTGCAGGGCCTTGCCCAGTCTGCGGGCCTTCCGCCTTGCGGCGGGGCGGGCCACCTCGGCCGCGTAGCGCGTGCGCTTGGCGAGCTTGCGGACCTCGTGCAGCGCCGCAGCCCGCGCGCCGTTCGACACGGGCACCGTCGAGGGAGCACCGCTCGAACCGGCGGCGGCCGCCCCGGCCGATTCCGACGGCTCGACCGGCGTCGCGAGTGCCGTGCGCGCGGCGCGGTCGAGCTTGCGCCAGCTGCGGGCCACCAGCGCGGGCAGCACCTCGGCCGCCCACTGCTCGGCGGCCGGGGTGAGCGGCGGCCGTTCGAGCAGCAGCCGCGCCGACTCGGTCAGCGCCCGGTACCGCGAGCCTGCCAGCACCGCCGTCACCGTCTCGTCCGCCGTGGCCTGTCTGCGGGCCGTCCGCCGGGTGAGCTGTCGGTCGATCTCGCCCAACAGCAGCTCCGGGGCGGTGTCTTCGAGCCGGGTGCGCAGCCTCGCGGTCACCACCTCGGCGTCGCGCGACTGCCCCAGGACACCGGCCAGCCACTTCAGCTCGTCGGTCAGCTTCCTGGTCTCGGCGCGATCGACGACCGCGCCGAAGGACTGGAATGCGCTGCGCATCCGTCGGGTCGCGACTCGCATCCGGTGCACGGCGTCCGGCTCGCCCCGGTGGAAGGCCTGTTCGTTCTCGAGCAACGCGGCCTCCTGTCTGCGCAGGTAATCGAGGACGACGTCGCCGGCGGGCGATTTCTTGCCCAGCCGGGTGGTCGGTGACGCGGCGGGCCGTGCTGCGGTGCTCATCGGTGCTCTCCTGACGAACGTGAGAAGGGGTCTTTTACTGCGGTACCCGGTGAATCGGGGTGGTACACGGTCAAGATCGCGGTGAGCAGGTGCCGGGCCCGCCGACCGACGGTTCGCCGGACCCGCGCCGAGGGCCCGCCGCATCGCGGATCTCCGCCCGTCATGACGGGGCAGGTCGGCGTCCGGCACGAGGTGCTCATCGGCTCGCCGCCGATCTGCATCGATGCGCTGCCGTCGATCGTCTCGGACCCGGATCGCCCCGGCCCCGCCCCGTCGGCGGGCACCGATGACCCGGCGTCGGGCTCGGTGCCCGACGGTCGCGTGGTCCGGACGGGCCGACGAGGCGGTGGACCCGAGAAGAAGTCACGGACAACGATGGGCCACCGCTCTCGCTATCGCCGGGGTCGGCTGCGTACGATCGGCCCCAGCCACTGATGGGAGGCCCGCGAATGTTCGGTCTGGGCGCAACCGAGTTGTTGATCATCGCCGGAGTACTGGTGCTGCTGTTCGGCGCGACGAAGCTGCCGCAGATGGCACGGTCGCTCGGCCAGTCGGCCCGAATCCTCAAGGCCGAGACGAAGGGATTCCGCAACGACGGCACGGCCGAGACGCCCGCCGTCGAGAATGCCCCCGTGCAGCAGGTGCAGGCGGCCCAGCCCGTCCCGGCGGCCCAGCCCCTCCAGGCGGCTCAGCCCGTCCAGGACGACAAGCGCTGAGTCGTCTCGCCCGGCAGTGACGCCGGAGCGGGAAACCGTCGGTCGCTCCAGACCGGCTGCTGCACATCAGAGAGAAGGCAGGTCGCCTGGTCGTGGTCCGATGGATTCGGTCGCTGCGCTGGTTGAAGGTGCTTCGGTTCGGCCGACGTGGAAGCCGTGGGCGAAGCAACCCCGACGGCACGATGCCGCTCATCGAGCACCTCTACGAGCTGCGATATCGGCTGGCGCTGGCCTTCGCCGCAGTGCTGGTGGGCGCGATCATCGGCTTCATCTGGTTCGACTTCGGGCCGGGGCCGATCCCGACGCTGTCCTCGCTGATCACCGGGCCGTACTGCTCGCTGCCGACGGACATGCGGTTCGAGGCCAACGACGGCACCTGTCAGCTGATGCAGACCACGGCCTTCGAGGTCGTCGGGCTGCGTTTCCAACTCGCGTTCGCCTCCGGTGCCGTGCTGTCCTCGCCGGTCTGGCTCTACCAGATCTGGGCGTTCATCACGCCGGGCCTCTATGCCAAGGAACGCAAGTTCGCGGGCATCTTCGTCGCCTGCGCGAGCGTCCTGTTCATCACCGGCGCGGTCCTGGCCTACCTGGTCGCGCCGGAAGGCCTGTACTTCATGGCCAGCTTCGGCGCCGGGAACTTCTTCACCGCCCTCACCGGCGGCGCCTACGTCGGCTTCATCCTGCTGCTGCTGATGATCTTCGGTATCAGCTTCGAGCTGCCGCTGCTGGTCGTCATGCTCAACCGGGCGGGCGTGCTGCCCTACGCCAAGCTCAAGAAGTGGTGGCGGGGCATCGTCTTCGGCCTGTTCGTCTTCGCGGCCTTCGCGACGCCGGGCCAGGACCCGCTGTCGATGGTGGTCCTGGCCTCCGCGCTGGTGCTGCTGTTCGGCATCGCCAGCCAGCTCGCCCGCGTGCACGACAAACGCAAGGCACGCAAGCTGGCTGCGGCGGGCCTCGCCGAACTGGACCCGGACACTCCCTCCGAGGTGGATCTGCGACCCAGCGAGACGCCGCCGAGCCAGAACCGCTACGACGACTCGACCTGATCGGGCACTGAGCGAGCCGCCGACGACCCCCGGCCGTAGACCGGCCGGGGTCATCGACTCGGGGCGCGGCAGGCCGTCGGCGTCCGTCTGACGCCTGCGGAGCCTCGCCTCGGCCGTGTTCGCTCCCGTGTCCTGGTCGGCCGAACCCGGCCGGGCGCAGCGTCTCGGGCGGCGGCGTCGGCCGAGTCAGCCGATCGACGTCGCCGTGCCGGAGATCCGCACCCGCCGGTCGCCCGGTTCGAGGTCGAGGAGCAGCTCGCTCGGCCTCCCCATGTCCTCGCCCTGGCGGATGCGGACCTGTAGCGGCTCCCGCACTCGACCCAGGGCATGCAGCAGTCCGCCGAACGCGGCTGCGGCGGCGCCGGTCGCCGGGTCCTCCACGACGCCCCCGATCGGGAAGGGGTTCCGGGCGTGGAAGCGGGTCGGCGACTCCGCCCAGAACAGGTTCACCGTGGTCCAGCCGTGCTCGTGCATCAGCTCGGCGAGGCCGTCGAAGTCGTAGTCCAGGTCGGCGAGCCGCTGCCTGCTCCCGGCGGCGAGCATCAGATGTCGGTTGCCGCCGAAGGCCGCCGTCGGCGGGAAGTCGGGGTCCAGATCCGACGCTGCCCAGCCGAGCAGGTCCAGTGCCCGCGTCACCGGCTCGGGTTCGAGCGGCTCCGCGAAGGTCGGGACGCTGGTCAGCGTGGCCAGGAGGCCGCCGTCCGACTCGCTGCGGACCTCCACGGGAATCTCGCCTGCCTGCGTGTCGAACACCAGCGGGCCCGGCCCGATCGACTCGCCGAGCGCGACGGCCGACGCGATCGTCGCGTGCCCGCAGAAGGCGACCTCGGCAAGCGGGCTGAAGTAGCGGATCAGATGACGACGGTCGCCCCGGCGGGTCAGGAACGCCGTCTCCGAGTAGCCGATCTCGGCGGCGATGCGCAGCATGTCCTGCTCGTCGAGTCCGTCGGCGTCGAGGAGCACCCCGGCCGGGTTCCCGCCGTCGGGCTGCCGACTGAATGCGACGTAGCGCTGGATGTCTCTCGTCATGCGGCCATTCTGCGGACCCGTCATCATCGAGACAAACGATGAATCGGGATGAATGCCATCGGCGATTCCGATGGACTGAGTGGCTGCGCCGAAGCGGTGGCGGCGTGCGCGACGACTCGTCGGGCCTCGGGTGCCGGGCCGGGCGCCGCGTCAGCCCGGTCGCAGCCGCAGGTTCTCATACGGCCGAGTGGGTGATCTCCGCGCGGCAGACGGCTCGGCCGAGCCCGTGACGTGCGACTCCGGCTCGGCCGATCTCGCCACTACCGGTCGAAGGATCGTCAGATTGTTGACAATAAATCGCTACCGGAGCTAGCTTTCGGTGACGTCCCGGCGGCGGAGTGTGGAGGTGCGTTCCATGACGATCAGTGGTGGTCTGCGTGCCTGGCTCTGTCTGCTTCGGGTCTTCTCATTCAGGCTGTGACAGCCCGTTTCGGGCGCAGCGGCGTGCGGCGGCGCGGATGGCGCCGCCGGTGCACGCATCCCTCATCGGCCTCAGCCGGACGCCCGACGGCGTTCGGCGGCTGCACGGCACACGGGAGGAGGTTCGGCTGGTGGCTCTCATCGACGACGACCCGCTGGTTCGGGTGACATGGACAGACCGCGATACCGGGGTTCGCGGATACCTGGTGGTGCACACGCTGGTGTCCGGCCTGGCCACCGGCGGCACCAGGATGCGCGCGGGCTGCACCCTGTCCGAGGTGGAGGACCTGGCCAGGGGCATGGCGATCAAGGCCGCGGTGTTCGACCTGCCGGTGGGCGGTGCGAAGGGCGGGATCGACTGCGACCCGAAGGACCCCAGGGCCAAGGGCGTGCTGCGCCGTTTCGTCCAGGCCATGCGCCCCTGGCTCGACGACCACTGGGTCACTGCGGAGGACCTCGGCGTCCCGCAGCACCTGATCGACGAGGTGTTCGGCGAGGTCGGGCTGGACCAGTCCTATCACGCCGCGATCCGCCGGTCCGCCAATCCCGAGCTGACCCTGCGCCGGGTCCGGGCGGGACTGAACTCGCCGGTGCCGGGCGGCTATCTGCTCGGCGACGTGGTGGGCGGTTACGGCGTCGCGCAGAGCTGTCTCGGCGTGGCGGCGGCGCGCGGCTGGCACAACTCCGACACGACGGTGGCCGTCCAGGGCGTGGGAACGATGGGCGGCGGTGCCGCCTGGTACCTGCACGAGGCCGGAATGCGGGTCGTGATGGTCGCCGACGCGGTCGGGGCGCTGCTCGACCCGGCCGGGCTGGACGTCCCCGCCCTGCTCGACGCCCGCGACCGCTTCGGCGAGATCGACCGGACCAAGGTGCCCGAGAGCGTGACCCGGCTTCCGAGGGAGGCCGTGTTGAGCGCCGAGGTCGACCTGCTCGTCCCGGCGGCCGTGTCCTACGCCATCACCGAGGAGACGGCCGACGCGGTGGCCGCCGGGGTCGTCGTGGAGGCGGCCAACGTCGCCACCACGCCCGCCGCCGAGCACAGGCTCACCGAGCGGGGCATCCCCGTCATGCCGGACTTCGTGGCGAACGCCGGTGCGGCGGCCTGGGCGTGGTGGCTGCTCCTTGGGCGAGTGGACGCGGACGCCGCGTTGTCGTTCTCGGTGCTGCGACAGGAGATGCTTGCCAGGATCGCCCCGTTGGTGGCCGACTGGGATCACGGCCGGGTGCCGCCGAGGGTCACGGCGCTGGCGCTGGCCGACCTGCAGGTGGAGCGGCACCGGGCTGCCGAGGCCGACGGGCTGCGGCTGGTGACGATCCCGTGAGACGACCGGCGGACGAGTCCGGTGGACGAGAGTGGAGGCAGTCGTGATCGTGCGTTCCGTGGCCGAGATCGAGGACGGCGACCGAGACGTCAAGACGCCGAACTGGCGGAGCAAGCGCATCGTGCTGGCCAAGGAGGGCGTGGGCTTCTCGGTCCACGAGACCACGCTGTATCCGGGGACGGTGAACGACTTCTGGTACGCGAACCACATCGAGGCCGTGTTCGTTGTCGAAGGCGAGGGCGAACTGCTCGACAAGGAGACCGGCATCGTCCACCAGTTGGCCCCGGGCACGCTCTATCTGCTGGACGGCAACGAACGCCATCAGCTTCGTCCGACGACGTTGATGCGCACGGTCTGCGTGTTCAACCCGCCGGTGACCGGTGCCGAGGTCCATGACGAGAACGGGGTCTACCCGTTGATCGTCGAGGAGGTTCGCGACCCGGCGGACGAACCGGCCGCGGCGGGCTGATCGCTGGCGGGCCGGCCGAGGCGGGGCTGACCGCAGGCGGGCGACCGCCCGCCGCCGAGACCGGTTCGTCGGCGCGTCGCCCCGGCCGGGTGCCTGACGAGACGGCCTCGGCTCCGCATCCACCACCGGCTCAGCCGGTGCAGGGCTCCTGCCGAAGAGCGGCCGCCGTTCGTCGACGTCCACGTCACGAACGGCGGCCGCCTGGCGGAGGTCCGTCGCCAGGGCGGCCTGCTCCATCGAGGCGCCGGATCGCGGACCGGGGCTACCCGGCTCGTCGTCGACCAGCCCGTCCCCGGCTGGATCGCCTGCCGATCGGCGCACGGCTCGCGCCGGGGGTCGCCACCCGCAGGATGTCGACCTCGCTGCGGATGCCGCCGCCCACCGACACCTCGGCCGCCGCCCGCATCGTCGCGACGACATCAAGGCACCGCCTCGGCAGATCGACCCGGTGCAGGCCGGCTCGGCAATGCCCATCGGGAGACCGTCCTGTTCCCGGGTTCCCGGGTTCCCGGGTTCCCGGGTTCGCGGTCGGGTGCGGGGCGGTGTACCACCTCGCCTCGTCGGGGCATCCGCGCCGGAACGGGCGGCATGGGAGCACCCCCGGCGGGAGACGACCCTTATGTCACGCTTGCCGACGATGCACGCGGCGAGAGGACGATGGTGACGAGCACGGGGCATCTCTCTGCGGACACGGCGGCGCTGCATCTGCGCGCCCGCCTGCTCCCGGAAGACCGGGAGACCGATCTGTGGATCGACAACGGGGCGATCAGCCGGGAGCCGGTCGACGACGCTCGGACGGTCGCCACAGGCGGCTGGATGCTCCCCGCGCTCATGGACTCCCACCTCCACATCGGGGTGGCCGAGGTCGGCGGGCCCTTGGACCTCGACGTGCTCGAGCGTGACCTGCAAGAGCTGGCCAGGACGGGCGTCGGCGCCGTCCGGGTGCTGGGGAGCCCGCAGCCGCTTCCCGCCGACGCACTCGCGAGGCCCGGCGGTCCGCTGGTCCTCACGGCCGGGGTGCCGGTCGCCGCACCGGATCGCTTCATACCCGGCTGGGGACGCCGTGTCTCCGACGAGGAACTGCCTGCCGCGTGCGTCGCCGAGGCGGGCCACGGCTGGAGCAAGATCATCGCTGACTGGTTCGACGACGAGGGAGGGTACGGACCGACCTTCTCGGCGACGGCGCTGACGGCAGCCGTCGTCGCCGTCCACGGTCGAGGAGCACGGGTCGCGGTGCATGCCCAGAGCGCCGCAGCCGGCCGCGACGCCGTGGACGCCGGGGCCGACACGATCGAGCACGGAATGCATCTCCCGTGGTCGGTCCTGCCCGATCTGGCGGCACGCGGCGGGGCGCTCGTGCCGACCGGCGGCGTCTTCGCCGCCTTGGCCTCGGCGATGACCGACGACGCCGTCCCCTCGGCGATGCGGCGCTGGTACGCCGATGGCTTCGCCGCACATCCCGGTCTCGTCCGCCGGGCGCGGGAGGAGGGCGTCACCGTGCTCGCGGGCACCGACCTGCCGGTCGGGGCGCTCGTCGACGAGATCCGCTGGCTGATCGAGGCGGGACTGCCGGTGGCGGACGCCATCGGTGCCGCGTCCTGGACCGCGCGCGAGGTGTTCGATCTTCCCCGGCTGCGTGCCGGGGATCGTGCCGACCTCATCTGGCTGGAGCATGATCCCCGCGAGGACGTCGAACTCCTGCGGACCCCGACGAGGGTGATCCTCGGCGGGCGCGAGATTCGCTGAGTCCGCCGGGCCGCGTCGGTCTCAGGCCTGCGAGCCGATCCCGCGTGGGTGCCGCGTCGCGAGCGACGGCAGGCGAGGCCGCCCGCGCCGTGCGTTCTGGCGCCGGTCGAGCCGCCGCCTTGATCGGCGCCCACCCTGCCGACCTGCTGCGACGAGATCTGCTCTGCCGTCGCGCACCCGGCCGTCCGGCGGGCCGCAGGCGACACGCCCGGCGAGCAGGCGGCCGATCGGATCGTCGGGCAGACGACCTGCTTGAGCCCCGAGGATTCGCAGCGAACACGACAAAGGCCCGCGAGCGTGACTTCGCTGCTCGCGGGCCTTCATCGGATGTGACGAGTGTGCCGTCGGCAGGATTCGAACCTGCGACACCTGCCTCCGGAGGGCAGTGCTCTATCCCCTGAGCTACGACGGCGTGTCGCCGTGGCGACGGGAGTAATCCTAGCGCACGCCGACAGGCGATTTTCCCGGGCCCATGGTCGACGGGGCGGGTCGATGATCGCGCTGGTCAGTGCCGGTCGGACGGCTTCGGCGGCGGCCGCGCTGCGCCGGCGGGCGGAGACGGCCGGTTCGCGGAGTCGGCGTCCTCGTCGATCGCGGCGGCCTGCTCGTGGGCGCTGATCTCGGCGAGGGTGCCGAGTCGCCCCCTGGTCGGTGACGAGGGGCGGCGCCGCTGCCGTCGGGCTGCGATCGAGTCGCCGAGTGAGCGCCCGCCCACCCGTGGCGCCCGGCCGCATCGGTCCACGGACTGGGAGTCGAATCGAGGATCTTTGCATTCATGCGCATGTCACTATATGTTCTGGGCGGAGGTGGTCATGGGACACGGTCACGGGCACGGAGTGCCGGCAGTCAGCGCATCGGGACGGCAGATGAAACGGCTCGCCCTGGCGTTCTTCGTCCTGCTCGTCTTCCTCGTCGTCGAGGTGGTGGTGGGCCTGGCGACGTCCTCGTTGGCGCTGCTCTCCGACGCGGGCCACATGCTCACCGACGTCCTGGGCATCGGGATGGCGCTGGCCGCGATCGCGGCATCGCGAGCCTCGGCACGCAAGGCCGCAGGCTCCTCCCGCACCTTCGGGCTCTATCGGCTGGAGGTGCTCGCCGCGTTGGCGAACGCCGTCCTGCTGCTGGTCGTCGCCTGTTTCATCCTCGTGGAGGCCGTCGGTCGCTTCGCCGATCCGCCGGAGGTGGCGGGCGGCCCCGTGATGATGGCGGCGGGCGCCGGACTCGTCGCCAACCTGATCGCCTTCCAGCTCCTGCGCTCGGGGGCATCGGAGAGCATCAACATGCGGGGCGCCTACCTCGAGGTCCTCGCGGACACGGTCGCCTCCATCGGCGTCCTCCTCGGCGGCGCGGTGACGGTGCTCTTCGGCTGGGCGCTGGCCGACCCGATCGTGGCCATCGGGATCGCGCTCTTCGTCGTGCCCCGCACGCTGCGGCTGGCCGCCCAGGCGCTGCGCATCCTCGTCCAGCAGGCTCCGGAGGGCCTCGACGTCGCCGAGTTGACGCGGCGGCTGAAGGACCTGCCGGGGGTCGCCGAAGTGCACGACCTGCACGTCTGGACGCTCACCTCCGGGATGGAGGTGCTCGCCGCCCATCTGATCGTGGCGGAGGGCACGGCGGGCTCCGATCCCGACGCCGTGCTGACCTCGGCACAGCGGATGCTGGCCGAGACGTATCGGATCGAGCACGCCACCCTGCAGATCGAGTCCACCGCCAGCGCCGTCCGCTGCCAGGAACTGACCTGGTAGCCGCCCGCCGAGGCCGAAGCCAGGAATCGCCGCCCGGCTTCGGCCGTCGGTCATG
The Actinoalloteichus fjordicus DNA segment above includes these coding regions:
- a CDS encoding amidohydrolase family protein — protein: MVTSTGHLSADTAALHLRARLLPEDRETDLWIDNGAISREPVDDARTVATGGWMLPALMDSHLHIGVAEVGGPLDLDVLERDLQELARTGVGAVRVLGSPQPLPADALARPGGPLVLTAGVPVAAPDRFIPGWGRRVSDEELPAACVAEAGHGWSKIIADWFDDEGGYGPTFSATALTAAVVAVHGRGARVAVHAQSAAAGRDAVDAGADTIEHGMHLPWSVLPDLAARGGALVPTGGVFAALASAMTDDAVPSAMRRWYADGFAAHPGLVRRAREEGVTVLAGTDLPVGALVDEIRWLIEAGLPVADAIGAASWTAREVFDLPRLRAGDRADLIWLEHDPREDVELLRTPTRVILGGREIR
- a CDS encoding cation diffusion facilitator family transporter; translation: MGHGHGHGVPAVSASGRQMKRLALAFFVLLVFLVVEVVVGLATSSLALLSDAGHMLTDVLGIGMALAAIAASRASARKAAGSSRTFGLYRLEVLAALANAVLLLVVACFILVEAVGRFADPPEVAGGPVMMAAGAGLVANLIAFQLLRSGASESINMRGAYLEVLADTVASIGVLLGGAVTVLFGWALADPIVAIGIALFVVPRTLRLAAQALRILVQQAPEGLDVAELTRRLKDLPGVAEVHDLHVWTLTSGMEVLAAHLIVAEGTAGSDPDAVLTSAQRMLAETYRIEHATLQIESTASAVRCQELTW